Proteins from one Anastrepha obliqua isolate idAnaObli1 chromosome 2, idAnaObli1_1.0, whole genome shotgun sequence genomic window:
- the LOC129238325 gene encoding protein GVQW3-like, translating into MEQRANIKFCVKLGKTFSETYELMHKVYGDDCLARSNVYNWLKRFKNGREDLNDDERPGRPEASNRAELVEKVRDGNFTVRMLAEELNSSTGTIWEILTDDLGKRKVCARFVPHQLNEDQKIARVEHCKDIISTGENDPDFLDSIITGDETWCFKYGPETKRQSAE; encoded by the coding sequence ATGGAGCaaagagcaaatattaaattctgtgttaaacttggaaaaacatttagtGAGACGTACGAATTGATGCATaaagtttatggtgatgattgtTTAGCTCGTtcaaatgtatataattggttAAAACGATTCAAAAATGGTCGTGAAGATTTGAATGATGATGAAAGACCTGGTCGTCCAGAAGCAAGTAATCGTGCtgaattggtggaaaaagtCCGCGACGGAAATTTCACTGTAAGAATGTTGGCTGAAGAATTAAATTCATCCACTGGTACTATTTGGGAAATTTTAACTGACGATTTGGGTAAAAGAAAGGTTTGTGCCCGCTTTGTTCCACACCAATTAAATGAAGATCAAAAAATCGCTCGTGTAGAGCATTGTAAAGACATCATTTCAACAGGTGAAAACGATCCAGATTTTCTTGATtcgatcataactggtgacgaaacaTGGTGCTTCAAATATGgccctgaaactaagcgtcaatctGCAGAATAG